Below is a window of Oceanipulchritudo coccoides DNA.
ATAAGCTCTGGGTTGTCTACCGTGGTAATCGCGGGTTTATCGCCCTCCGGATGGAGTAAGGCGTTGGCGGAAGGCCGCTACGCACTTGCCTTCAGTCCAAGACGAATAAGCAAGGCTTCCGGATCCGGGTCACGGCCCATGAAACTCCTGAAGAGGTTCTCCGGCTGATCGGAATTACCACGTGCCAGGACTTCATTCCGGAAGGCCAATCCCGTCTGTTGATTAAGGATTCCTTCGTTGGTAAACCGGGTAAAGGCATCCGCATCGAGGACCTCCGCCCATTTGTAACTGTAATATCCCGAGGCGTAACCGGTGGAGCTTGAGAACAGGTGCTCAAAACGGCGTGCCATACTTGGATACTTCTTGCTCATCGGGGGCAGGTATTCATCAATCTCGGAATTAACGAAGGCGTCGAAGTCCTTGTCTTGTTCGGGATCAAAGCGCAAGTGCAGGGCAAGATCCAGTTTGGCAAAGCACAGCTGGCGCATTTGCATCCCGCCAGCACCAAAATTCCGGGCCTTCTTCATTTTCTGGAAGAGTTCCTCCGGGATTGGTTCACCGGTTTCATAGTGCCGGGCAAAAAGATCGAGGCTCTCACGTTCCCAGCACCAGTTTTCCATGATCTGGGACGGTAACTCGACAAAATCCCAGGCCACATTCGTGCCGCAGAGGCTCCGAATCTTGACCTCACTCAGGACGTGGTGGAGGAGATGCCCGAATTCATGGAAAACCGTTTCCACGTCGCGGTGGTTCAGCAGGGCCGGCTTGTCGCCGACGGGTGGTGTCAAATTGCCTGCGATGAAGCCAAGGTGCGGCGACAGCTCACCTCCTTCGGAGGATTTGCCCGTAATCAAGCCATTCATCCACGCGCCCCCGCGCTTGGTCTCCCGTGGAAACCAATCCGCATAGAAGGAGCCGAGGTGCCGTCCCGAAGAGGCGTCAGTCACTTTATAAAGCTGGACTGATTCGTGCCATGTATTCGGTTTGGGATCAGTCTGTTCCTCGACGCAAATACCGAAAATCTTCTCCACAAGGGCGAACATGCCGGTCATGACCGACTGAACAGGAAAATAGGGGCGCAGGATTTCCTCATCAAAATCATAGGTTTCGAGGCGGAGCTTTTCAGCCCAGTAGCTCATCTCCCATGGATGGAGCGGACCTTTCTCGCCACCGGTTTTGGCTGCCTTGTAGGCCATCAGTTCCTCATTTTCCTTATTAAAGGCGCCGAGCGTCTTCTTGTGGAGATCCTCGACAAATTGCAAGGCCTGTGCGCCGGACTTGGCCATTCTCCTTGAAAGGACCCAATCGGGGAAGACCTTTCTACCTAGCAACTTCGCCTTCTCATTGCGAAGGGTGATGATTTCCCGGATCAACGGCTCGTTATCAAACTCCGGTGTATTGGCCACATTCGCGGAGGCTTCATAGAGCTCCTTCCTCAGGGAATCGGAATCGGCAAAGCGCAACACCGGGAAAAAGGATGGCGCTTGCAGGGTGAAGCGGTACTTCGGACTTTCCTCGGTGCCTTGCCCCTTGGACAGGGCGGAGAGGCGGGCCGACTCAATAAACGACTCCGGGAGGCCCTTCAGTTCATCGACAGACTCGACAATCTTTTCGTACTTGTTGGTCGAATCGAGGACATTCTCGGAGAACTGTTTCGTGACTTTCGCCAATGTTGCCTCAATTGCCTGCAGTCGATCGCGGGTCTTGTCGTCCTGATTAGCCCCTGCGTCCTCAAAGTCTTTCAGGGTCTCTTCCACAAAGCGTTTTTCCACTTTGCCGAGTTTATCAAAGCCCTCCCCGGCGCGAAAATTCCTCAGCTTCGCATAGAGTTTCTGGTTGAGGGGAATGGCCGAGAAATAGGCGGATACCTTTGGAAGAACCTCCTTGTGGGCCTTTCTTAATTCGGGGTGGTCATTTACGGAATCCAGATGGTTCACCTTGGACCAGGGCGCTGAGACAATCTCACCGGCCACCTCAAGTGCCAGAAAGGTGTTGGCAAAGGTCTCTTCGCCATCTTTCAGGGATTCGATTACGGCAAGCGCGGCGCTGCCCTGCTCAATGGCCGCTTCCATGTCGGGCACGACGTGATCAGCGGTCAGGGAGGTCCAATTGACGGCAAATTCTTTTTTTAGAAACGGTTGGGTAGTACTCATACGGAATAATCAACCCCTTCGAGCGATAGAGGCAACTCCTGCGAAAGGTTTTTTGTGAGAGGATTAAGTCTGGAAATTTGTCCTGAGCTGGATGAGGATGGTCTCGATGAATCAATCAACAGCCCTGACATATTCTTCCTTCGGCAAGCCACTTGATGTGATCCAGCTTGAAGAGCGGCCTGTTCCGGATCCGGGGAACGGGGAGGTCAAGCTGCGCCTGTTGGCCGCCCCGGTGCATCCCTCCGATATTGGGATGATTCTGGGAAAGTATGGCAAGTTACCGGATTTACCGGCTGTTGGGGGCCGCGAAGGCGTTGCCGAGGTGGTGGAAACCGGGAGTGGCGTTGATTCCCTCAAGGTGGGCGACCGGGTGGTCGTGCCCGGCAGTGCGGGATCGTGGCAGACCTTAGTGACTGTCCCGGCAGCTGACTTGATGGTGGTTCCCAATGAGATTCCAGTTGAAATGGCGGCCATGGTGATGGTGAACCCCCCCACAGCGTGGAGAATTCTCCGTGACGCCCATTTGGATGATGGGGACTGGGTCGTGCAAAACGCCGCCAACTCAGCGGTGGGTCTGCATGTCATTGAAATGGCCCAGCATCTTGGATTGAAGACCCTCAACGTCGTTCGTCGCGAAGAGCTTGTGGAGCCACTCCTCAAGCACGGGGGTGACGTCGTTGTGTTGGAGGATTCGGGCTATGAGAAGAAAGTCGCCGCGCTGACCGGAGGAGAACCTGTCAAGCTGGCCCTCAACTCGGTTGGAGGGGAGAGTGCCCTGAGACTGGTGAACGCGCTTTCTGAGGATGGAACGCATGTCACCTTTGGCGCGATGACCTTTGATGCCGTCCGTTTTCCCACGCGCCAATTGATCTTCAACGGTCTCGAGATGAAGGGATTCTGGATGGACAAATGGCTGAGGGGCCAATCCAAAGCGCGCGTGCAGGTGATGTTCGACAAGATTTTCGATTTAATGGGGAAGGGCATTGTCAAACCCTCCGTTGAGAGCACGTATTCAATCGATGACTACAAAAACGCTTTTGAGACGGTGGCCAAGCCGCGCCTGGGCAAAGTGCTCTTCCGTTTTGATTGATATAGACTGAGATGGGCACGCTGGATTTTCCGGATTTCACGAACGAGAGTCTGGCTGAAATGGGAAGCTGGACCGACCTCAGGGAGGCCCGGCACCTTGTCAAAGCTGATAGTGTCGGTGAGCTGAGTTGGGAACATCCCGTATTGAGCGGGGAGGTTTCAGGCGATGGGCAGCTCTTCAAGCCCTCCTTGAATCTGCGCTCACTGACCTTCATACAAAACCAGTGCCAGTGCCGCGTTGGTAGTAGCGGGAGAGTTTGTGCGCATGCTCTTGCCCTGTGTCTGGCCAT
It encodes the following:
- a CDS encoding MDR family NADPH-dependent oxidoreductase; this translates as MNQSTALTYSSFGKPLDVIQLEERPVPDPGNGEVKLRLLAAPVHPSDIGMILGKYGKLPDLPAVGGREGVAEVVETGSGVDSLKVGDRVVVPGSAGSWQTLVTVPAADLMVVPNEIPVEMAAMVMVNPPTAWRILRDAHLDDGDWVVQNAANSAVGLHVIEMAQHLGLKTLNVVRREELVEPLLKHGGDVVVLEDSGYEKKVAALTGGEPVKLALNSVGGESALRLVNALSEDGTHVTFGAMTFDAVRFPTRQLIFNGLEMKGFWMDKWLRGQSKARVQVMFDKIFDLMGKGIVKPSVESTYSIDDYKNAFETVAKPRLGKVLFRFD
- a CDS encoding M3 family metallopeptidase; amino-acid sequence: MSTTQPFLKKEFAVNWTSLTADHVVPDMEAAIEQGSAALAVIESLKDGEETFANTFLALEVAGEIVSAPWSKVNHLDSVNDHPELRKAHKEVLPKVSAYFSAIPLNQKLYAKLRNFRAGEGFDKLGKVEKRFVEETLKDFEDAGANQDDKTRDRLQAIEATLAKVTKQFSENVLDSTNKYEKIVESVDELKGLPESFIESARLSALSKGQGTEESPKYRFTLQAPSFFPVLRFADSDSLRKELYEASANVANTPEFDNEPLIREIITLRNEKAKLLGRKVFPDWVLSRRMAKSGAQALQFVEDLHKKTLGAFNKENEELMAYKAAKTGGEKGPLHPWEMSYWAEKLRLETYDFDEEILRPYFPVQSVMTGMFALVEKIFGICVEEQTDPKPNTWHESVQLYKVTDASSGRHLGSFYADWFPRETKRGGAWMNGLITGKSSEGGELSPHLGFIAGNLTPPVGDKPALLNHRDVETVFHEFGHLLHHVLSEVKIRSLCGTNVAWDFVELPSQIMENWCWERESLDLFARHYETGEPIPEELFQKMKKARNFGAGGMQMRQLCFAKLDLALHLRFDPEQDKDFDAFVNSEIDEYLPPMSKKYPSMARRFEHLFSSSTGYASGYYSYKWAEVLDADAFTRFTNEGILNQQTGLAFRNEVLARGNSDQPENLFRSFMGRDPDPEALLIRLGLKASA